Part of the Streptomyces sp. f51 genome is shown below.
CTCGGGGTACGGCTCCTCGAGGCCTCGGACGAGGTGGGCGGCCGGATGCGCTCCGACGCGCACGACGGCTTCGTCGTCGATCGCGGCTTCCAGGTCTTCAACACGTCCTATCCGCAGGTCAGACGTCGGCTCGCGCTGCGCGACCTGCGGCTGAGGCCCTTCACGCCCGGCGTCCTCGTGCACACGGAGGACGGGCCGCTGCGCTTCGAGGACCCGACCCGCGGGCGCAAGCGGCTGGGCGACCTGCGCCCCGGGCGGCTCGCGGGGACCCGTGACCTGATCGCGCTGGCCGCGCTGTCGGGCCGGGACATGCTCGCCCCCGCCTCCTGGCTCAAGCGCGGCGAGGACCGTACGACACGCACCGCGCTGGCTGCGGCCGGATTCTCCGAGGAGTTCGTGGAGCGGTTCTTCCGGCCCTTCCTGTCCGGGGTCTTCCTCGAGGACCAGCTGGAGACGTCCGGCCGGGTGTTCCATCTCGTCTGGCGCAGCATGCTGCGCGGCACCCTGTGCCTGCCCGCCGCCGGCATCGGGGCCGTGCCGCGGCTGCTGGCCGAGGCGCTGCCCCCAGGCGTCGTACGTCTCGGCACCTCCGTCACGCGGCTCACGGACGGCGGGGTCGAGATGGACGACGGGGGCGAACTCGCGGCGCGGGCCGTGGTCGTGGCCACGGGGCCGGGACCGGCCGCCCGTCTGCTGCCCGGCCTCGGCCTTCCGGCGTACCGCGTCGTGACGACGTACTACCACGCCGCGACCCGTTCACCGCTGGCCGAACCCGTCCTGGTCACGGACACGAGAAGGCGCTTCCTCAACACCTGCGTCCTGAGCGAGGCGGTCCGCGGCTACGCCCCGCCGGGGATGTCGCTGATCGCCACCTCGGTCCTCGGGCACGACCAGGAGGGCGAGGAGGGGTGGCTGCGCGACACGCTCGCGGAGGTGTACGGCACCGACACCGGGGACTGGGACCTGCTCACGGTCCGTACCGTTCCCGACGCCCTGCCGGCGATGCCGCCCCCGCAGCCGCTGAGCCTGTCCTCCCGGGTGGCCCCGGGCCGCTATGTGTGCGGGGACCACCGTGCCACGGGCTCGGTGCAGGGCGCGCTCGCGTCGGGGGCCCGCGCGGCGCGCGAGGTCGCGGCCGACCTGGCACGGTAGCCGCGGCACGGCCTGGCACCGCGCGGCACCGTCCGGTCTCGTGAGGCGCCGTGCGAAGCCCTGATCCTCGGTCTCCGGGATGTCTAGGGCAGCGTCTGTTCCGTCCAGATCGTCTTGCCCCGAGCGGAGTAGCGGATGCCCCAGTTGTGGCTCAGCTGCGCGCAGATGAACAGGCCGCGCCCGCCCTCGTCGGCCGTGCGGGCGTGGCGCAGCCGCGGTGCGGCCCCGCCCGCGTCACGGACCTCGCAGGTGAGCGTGGTGTCCTTGACGAGACGCAGCCGGATCGGCGCCGCTCCGTACCGCAGGGCGTTGGTGACC
Proteins encoded:
- a CDS encoding NAD(P)/FAD-dependent oxidoreductase, which produces MTAKRGVPDVLIVGGGLAGLACARDLVGHGLGVRLLEASDEVGGRMRSDAHDGFVVDRGFQVFNTSYPQVRRRLALRDLRLRPFTPGVLVHTEDGPLRFEDPTRGRKRLGDLRPGRLAGTRDLIALAALSGRDMLAPASWLKRGEDRTTRTALAAAGFSEEFVERFFRPFLSGVFLEDQLETSGRVFHLVWRSMLRGTLCLPAAGIGAVPRLLAEALPPGVVRLGTSVTRLTDGGVEMDDGGELAARAVVVATGPGPAARLLPGLGLPAYRVVTTYYHAATRSPLAEPVLVTDTRRRFLNTCVLSEAVRGYAPPGMSLIATSVLGHDQEGEEGWLRDTLAEVYGTDTGDWDLLTVRTVPDALPAMPPPQPLSLSSRVAPGRYVCGDHRATGSVQGALASGARAAREVAADLAR